CTTCCATGCTTTCAATAGCAGCCTGTTCTCCTACTTCCGGATTGGCACCAGCCCCCAAACCTTCTGTTAGCGAAACTCCCAATTGAATCTTATTAGGTACCGGACTATTGTCCAATGCCTGCGAATCTGTATTACAAATGACAAAATCCACACCGTTTATACCGGCCTGGAACATATGGTTTATGGCATTGCTACCGCCACCGCCTACTCCAATTACCTTTATGACGTTGCTTTGATTTTTTGGAAGATCAAAGGATATGTTATCAAATTCGCTGTTCTTATTCATAATGTTTTAATTACTGGTTATTGTATTCAATTTTATATTTACTGTAGGCTACTCGGCATTATCCAAGAACTCCTTTAATTTTTCCGACCATTTATCAAAGACCGATTTGCGTTCTCTTCGTATCCCCTCATTATGTGAGCTCACCGCATTTTGCTCTCTTTCCATATCTTCCTCTTCGTTATAAGACTCGGGTCGTTGCGGTTTTGTCTCGTTCTTAACGGCATTCATCAACAAACCTACTGCCGTTGCATACAACGGACTGGCAATTTCTTCATCTGAATCTCCAGCCAAATGTTCGTTTGGATACCCAATCCTGGTGTCCATTCCAGTGATGTATTCCACCAACTGTTTCAGGTGCTTTAACTGACTTCCTCCACCTGTAAGTACTATTCCGGCAATAAGTTTCTTTTTTTGCTCTTCGTGACCGTAATTTTTTATCTCTACGTAGACCTGCTCTATAATTTCCACTACTCTGGCGTGGATAATCTTAGATAGGTTTTTTAGTGTGATTTCCTTTGGCTCCCTATCCCTAATCCCGGGTATGGAAACTATCTCATTATCCCTGTTCTCTCCCGGCCATGCCGAACCAAATTTGGTCTTTAGCAGTTCTGCCTGCTTTTCAATAATGGAACAGCCTTCTTTTATATCTTCCGTAATGACTCCTCCACCAAAAGGAATTACTGCCGTATGCCGTATAATGCCATCCTTGAAAATGGCTAAATCCGTAGTACCACCGCCTATATCGATCAAGGCAACTCCAGCCTCCTTTTCTTCCTGACTCAAGACGGCATCCGAAGAGGCTAAGGGCTCTAAGGTGATGTTACCTAGATTCAATCCAGCACTTTTTATACATCTTCCAACATTTTTTATGGAAGTTACCTGACCAACGACCACATGAAAATTAGCTTCTAAACGGCCTCCATACATTCCAATTGGCTGCTTGATCTCCGCCTGTCCATCAACCTTGTATTCCTGTGGCAATACATGAATAATTTCTTCACCTGGAAGCATAATCAGCTTGTATACCTGATTGCAAAGTTTATCCAAGTCCTCTTCATTGATTACTTCTTCAGAATCCTTCCTAGTAATGTAGTCGCTGTGTTGCAAACTTCTTATGTGCTGACCCGCAATACCAACGACGACCGACCCAATTTTGAGCCCAGAATTTACTTCGGCCTGTTCAACGGCCTGCTGAATAGATTTTATCGTTTGTGTTATATTATTTACAACACCGCGGTGAACACCCAAACTTTTAGACTTGCCAAGGCCCAAAATTTCGATTTTTCCATATTCGTTCTCCTTACCGATTATGGCGACTATTTTGGTTGTGCCGATGTCTAGACCGACTGAGTACTTAGGTTCTTCCATTTTTCTATTATATTTTAGTGCACACTACTTGGTTATTGAATTCTAAACTTACTACCGCAAAATTTTCCAACGTTTTGTCCTTATTCGCTTTTGTATAAAAAGCTTTGAAATTGCTGAATTTCTCATTTAAATTTTCAATACCTCCCAAATTGACCACGAACTGGTTCAGTCTAAATTTTAATTGGTAACTATTTTCCCTCTCCACGTGTATACCAATCACGTTTTTTCGTAAAAAACTGTCTTTGTTAATATATTCCAAGATGACATACACGTCCTCTAGGCTCTTACCAGTGATTTCACCCGTTATAATAGGCACCCTTGCCGAATGATTTTTGGAAAACGGCATACGTTTTCCTTCATCATCTAGATAAAATTTGTCATTCCCCTCAATTCGTCCGATTGGTTTACGCTGAACAATTTTAGACGTAAGCTTACCATCTACGGTAAGATAGACTTGGGCACTTTTTACCATTTCATTGGCCTGGATGACCTCTTCTACAGTATTCAAAACTAATTTTTCTTTGGGCACATTTTCGAGCCTCCCATATTTTTGTATTAACAATTTATTAACCGTCCCCTCCGTGAGGTATAAATTTTGGTCACCTACGAACTCTACCTTAAATTCCGACACCTTTTTACTGCTGTTCCTTTGATTGGAAAAGGCGTAAAGTCCCGTAATCACTATTACCAGCGATAAGATTTTGATGTAATTCCAGTTAATGCGCATAATCAAATTGTTTTTTTAGCTTCTCTACTTCTAGGCCAATATCCCCGGCTCCCATAGTAATCAGAAGGTCAGGATTTTGGCTTTTTATTTCTGCCGTTAGTTCTTCTTTTTTTATTAATTTTTTATTCGTATTGGTCATCTTTTTTAATAGCCATTTAGAATTAATGCCTTCCATGGGTTGCTCCCTGGCCGGATATATTTCCAATAACAGCACATTTTTAAATCTGGATAGACTTTTTGCAAAATCATCACCAAAATCCCTAGTTCTGGAAAACAAATGCGGTTGAAAAACGGCTAGTACCTTTTTATTGGGATGCATCTCTGAAACAGCGTCAAAAACGGCATCAATTTCCGTTGGATGATGGGCATAGTCGTCTATGAAGATGAAGCTATCCGTCTTTATTTGATAAGAAAATCGTCTTTGTACTCCTTTGAAAGTACCTAGAGCCTCGGCCAGGCGATACGGTGGAGAACCTCCTTGTATCGCCATGGCAAAAGCGACTAGACCGTTGAGCAAATTATGCCTTCCCGGTTTGTTAAACTTAACTCCCTTTAGCACAGTGTCGGGAGTTCCCAAATCAAAAATGTAGGCACCATGTTCTATTTTTATGTTCCGGATACAGTAATCCGATTCATCCTCAATTCCATAGGTAATGCCATCCAAGGGCAACCCTTGTCGTACAAAAAGTTTACCTCCCGGTTTTATACGTTTCACAAATTCTGCAAAAGACTTTTCCAGTTCACCCTTATCGCCATAAATATCCAAGTGGTCCGCATCCATAGAAGTTATGCATGCCACGTTGGGCGACAACCTTAAAAAGGAACGATCAAATTCATCCGCCTCCACTACAGAGTACTCGGTTCCTTCCAAAAGTAAATTACTATCAAAGTCCTCAGAAATTCCGCCTAAAAATGCCGTTAGGGGCGTTCCGGTTTCTTTTA
This sequence is a window from Maribacter aestuarii. Protein-coding genes within it:
- the ftsA gene encoding cell division protein FtsA, encoding MEEPKYSVGLDIGTTKIVAIIGKENEYGKIEILGLGKSKSLGVHRGVVNNITQTIKSIQQAVEQAEVNSGLKIGSVVVGIAGQHIRSLQHSDYITRKDSEEVINEEDLDKLCNQVYKLIMLPGEEIIHVLPQEYKVDGQAEIKQPIGMYGGRLEANFHVVVGQVTSIKNVGRCIKSAGLNLGNITLEPLASSDAVLSQEEKEAGVALIDIGGGTTDLAIFKDGIIRHTAVIPFGGGVITEDIKEGCSIIEKQAELLKTKFGSAWPGENRDNEIVSIPGIRDREPKEITLKNLSKIIHARVVEIIEQVYVEIKNYGHEEQKKKLIAGIVLTGGGSQLKHLKQLVEYITGMDTRIGYPNEHLAGDSDEEIASPLYATAVGLLMNAVKNETKPQRPESYNEEEDMEREQNAVSSHNEGIRRERKSVFDKWSEKLKEFLDNAE
- a CDS encoding cell division protein FtsQ/DivIB: MRINWNYIKILSLVIVITGLYAFSNQRNSSKKVSEFKVEFVGDQNLYLTEGTVNKLLIQKYGRLENVPKEKLVLNTVEEVIQANEMVKSAQVYLTVDGKLTSKIVQRKPIGRIEGNDKFYLDDEGKRMPFSKNHSARVPIITGEITGKSLEDVYVILEYINKDSFLRKNVIGIHVERENSYQLKFRLNQFVVNLGGIENLNEKFSNFKAFYTKANKDKTLENFAVVSLEFNNQVVCTKI
- the murC gene encoding UDP-N-acetylmuramate--L-alanine ligase, coding for MDLNKIHNVYFIGIGGIGMSALARYFKFVDKEVSGYDKTETPLTIQLAELGIPIHYEDDLDRVPEQFLDKESTLIVYTPAVSAEHGEYQYFLKNGFDIKKRSEVLGLITKDTFCFAVAGTHGKTTTSSILAHLLKETGTPLTAFLGGISEDFDSNLLLEGTEYSVVEADEFDRSFLRLSPNVACITSMDADHLDIYGDKGELEKSFAEFVKRIKPGGKLFVRQGLPLDGITYGIEDESDYCIRNIKIEHGAYIFDLGTPDTVLKGVKFNKPGRHNLLNGLVAFAMAIQGGSPPYRLAEALGTFKGVQRRFSYQIKTDSFIFIDDYAHHPTEIDAVFDAVSEMHPNKKVLAVFQPHLFSRTRDFGDDFAKSLSRFKNVLLLEIYPAREQPMEGINSKWLLKKMTNTNKKLIKKEELTAEIKSQNPDLLITMGAGDIGLEVEKLKKQFDYAH